The Chloroflexota bacterium genome window below encodes:
- a CDS encoding NB-ARC domain-containing protein — translation MPFKIANSPNQRDATHRALKLWHRDPTFGSPLDTMHVVRAAMTDNGDIRQATNQVLRDALAILETEDQRAARLLRLRFLDARMVYQVSRAMHVAESTVYRLQEGAIGRLSEIVWSMELRARAGRRQELEVRLSSANMFQLVGVDAHLNRLAETLRFPRGPWMVALEGIGGIGKSSLAASLVLRLFEEDSFHEFVWLSAQRNRLNLGGVIELVESPALTAQAMIDALVTQLMGDVTGAGSPSGDQVLAMLQRRLKQVPTLVVVDNLETLLDVESLMPVIRRLVGPSKFLLTSRVSLFSEADMFHFVVPELDEASALRLLRQEARSRNLPHLESSEDSDLKRVYAIVGGNPLALRLIVGQNHVHGLDTILGDLEKARGQKSEVLYTYIYYHAWQSLDELSRRTLLAMPLVMDRGGDLAYLTQVTGLDHVELRGALDHLVTLNLVDAFGGLDHRRYSIHNLTRAFLQKQVAKWQSQC, via the coding sequence ATGCCTTTCAAGATAGCGAATTCACCAAATCAGAGAGATGCAACACACCGGGCGCTGAAGCTGTGGCACAGGGATCCGACTTTCGGCAGCCCCCTTGACACGATGCACGTGGTGCGTGCGGCCATGACCGACAATGGCGACATCAGGCAAGCCACGAATCAAGTATTACGCGATGCGCTTGCTATCCTGGAAACGGAAGACCAGCGCGCTGCACGATTGTTGAGATTACGGTTTCTGGACGCCAGGATGGTCTATCAGGTATCCAGGGCGATGCATGTGGCTGAATCGACCGTCTACAGACTTCAGGAAGGGGCGATAGGTCGCCTCAGTGAAATCGTCTGGTCCATGGAGTTGCGAGCTCGCGCAGGTCGCCGGCAAGAACTGGAGGTTCGCTTATCCTCTGCCAATATGTTTCAGCTGGTTGGCGTGGATGCTCACCTGAATAGACTCGCCGAAACTCTTCGTTTCCCTCGGGGACCATGGATGGTTGCCTTGGAAGGAATCGGTGGAATCGGCAAATCCTCATTGGCTGCTTCCCTGGTACTCCGACTATTTGAAGAGGATAGCTTTCATGAGTTCGTATGGTTAAGTGCACAGCGGAATCGCCTTAACCTCGGCGGCGTTATCGAGTTGGTCGAATCTCCCGCGCTGACTGCTCAGGCCATGATCGACGCCCTGGTGACTCAGCTGATGGGTGATGTGACCGGGGCTGGTTCGCCTTCCGGTGACCAGGTTTTGGCCATGCTGCAGAGACGGTTGAAGCAGGTCCCAACCCTGGTCGTCGTCGATAACCTGGAAACCCTATTGGACGTCGAGAGTCTGATGCCCGTAATTCGTCGCCTTGTGGGTCCAAGCAAATTCCTGTTGACCTCTCGGGTAAGTCTTTTTTCAGAAGCGGACATGTTTCACTTCGTGGTGCCCGAATTGGATGAAGCGAGCGCCTTGAGGTTGTTGCGGCAGGAAGCCCGTTCACGAAACCTGCCACACCTGGAATCATCCGAAGACAGCGATTTGAAGCGGGTCTACGCGATTGTAGGCGGGAACCCTCTCGCTTTGCGTCTGATTGTCGGTCAGAACCACGTTCATGGGTTGGATACGATCCTTGGTGACCTCGAAAAAGCGCGCGGACAAAAATCAGAGGTCCTTTACACCTATATTTACTACCATGCGTGGCAAAGTCTGGATGAGCTGTCCAGACGAACCCTGCTGGCTATGCCTCTCGTAATGGACCGGGGTGGAGACCTGGCCTATTTGACACAGGTCACCGGGTTGGATCACGTTGAGCTACGGGGAGCGTTGGACCATCTGGTTACATTGAACCTGGTCGATGCCTTCGGGGGACTAGATCATCGCCGGTACTCAATCCACAACCTGACCCGAGCGTTCCTTCAGAAACAAGTTGCCAAGTGGCAGTCCCAATGTTAA
- a CDS encoding DNA-binding response regulator, whose translation MYDHSKTILFLDNRKSFLDLNARLLEHEGYRVKKAHTLRDADRIWQDEYFQVAIIDIRMQDDDDPEDISGLLWALKDTCQHIPKIILTAYEQEHLRETLDLVLDDQSMIVGFVSKPEGPDRLHDVIEKVFANHVRINWDLPIHWSRQSSFHHLLQLIAPETNSIRIPDRAAELEDLFRKLFFANKQITIGQVLRRGKGQIDTEVFAYGGNELRGQCVVSCGLREPILEEAGRFENLVPRGAGRGSTRMASNGFKESVRFSATAYRLVDGDLESMEPLSVYYRRHSADSVRAALEQLYQTSLAPWHSSKQSYAEDNSLQSLYFDWLGLDGESIEATWSDRMEKLCQKAMSEGMARIDCSPDALSFDLQSGSTLSFPNPGRLFAEKPTLIEHPVLCGVTHGRVDTDSVLVDTAGWTWLIGFSHVAEGPLLRDFVRLENAVKTYLLDGMGLPALHLLEQHLLAVDSLNETVPTERLSPAQEKIAKNVMQIRRIAAETAGPNLDAYIAGLLACALAHVATFDPGVEYFTRRELMPFVRSLLQAAMLYERLMGTAQPPEELPAQASSSLWIDEANKVVWVEGQQKDLTPQDFSILSYLFENAGNLCTRATIIQEALGEEEGEGLAIWERSRLNSAMSRLRRKIEVDPENPRYLITVRGHGYRLELEL comes from the coding sequence ATGTATGATCATTCAAAAACGATTCTATTCTTGGATAATAGGAAGAGCTTTTTAGACCTAAACGCGCGACTCCTTGAACACGAGGGATACCGGGTAAAAAAAGCGCATACCTTGAGAGATGCAGATAGAATTTGGCAAGATGAGTATTTCCAAGTCGCCATCATAGACATTCGCATGCAAGACGATGATGATCCGGAAGACATAAGCGGTCTTCTTTGGGCACTGAAAGATACCTGTCAACACATTCCCAAGATTATTCTTACCGCCTACGAGCAAGAGCATCTCCGCGAAACGCTCGACTTGGTTCTTGACGACCAGTCAATGATAGTCGGCTTTGTCAGCAAGCCTGAAGGCCCTGACAGATTGCATGATGTGATCGAGAAAGTTTTCGCCAACCATGTTCGAATCAACTGGGACCTGCCAATCCACTGGAGTCGGCAATCCTCATTTCATCACTTGCTTCAACTGATCGCGCCCGAAACGAACAGTATTCGGATTCCGGACCGCGCTGCCGAACTTGAAGATCTCTTTCGAAAGCTCTTCTTCGCCAATAAACAGATTACTATCGGCCAAGTGCTGCGTCGCGGCAAGGGGCAGATCGACACCGAGGTGTTCGCATACGGTGGAAATGAACTGCGGGGACAATGTGTGGTCTCTTGCGGACTGCGCGAACCCATTTTGGAGGAAGCAGGGCGCTTCGAAAACCTGGTGCCAAGAGGTGCTGGTCGAGGCAGCACGCGTATGGCCAGTAACGGTTTCAAGGAAAGTGTGCGGTTTTCCGCAACTGCCTATCGCCTTGTGGATGGCGACCTGGAGTCGATGGAGCCTTTGTCGGTGTACTATCGTCGGCACAGCGCTGACAGCGTTAGAGCGGCTTTGGAGCAGCTCTACCAGACCTCACTGGCGCCCTGGCACAGTTCCAAACAAAGCTATGCCGAGGACAACAGCCTGCAATCACTTTATTTCGATTGGCTGGGGTTGGATGGCGAATCGATTGAGGCCACCTGGTCTGACAGAATGGAAAAGCTGTGCCAAAAAGCCATGTCTGAAGGCATGGCGCGCATCGATTGTTCACCCGACGCCCTCAGCTTTGACCTGCAATCAGGCTCGACCCTCTCTTTCCCCAACCCTGGCCGCTTGTTCGCCGAGAAACCGACCCTCATCGAACATCCCGTGCTCTGTGGCGTTACTCACGGCCGAGTTGATACCGACTCGGTGTTGGTGGATACAGCAGGATGGACGTGGCTCATCGGTTTTAGCCATGTGGCAGAGGGACCGTTGCTGCGCGATTTTGTCCGGCTGGAAAATGCCGTGAAGACCTATTTACTTGACGGCATGGGACTGCCTGCGCTTCACCTGTTGGAACAGCACCTGTTGGCCGTTGACAGTCTGAACGAAACCGTGCCCACCGAGCGTCTGTCGCCCGCACAAGAGAAGATCGCAAAAAACGTGATGCAGATTCGCCGGATTGCCGCTGAGACGGCTGGACCCAACCTGGATGCCTACATCGCAGGTCTTCTGGCCTGTGCCCTTGCTCACGTCGCCACCTTCGATCCAGGCGTCGAGTACTTCACGCGCCGCGAACTCATGCCGTTTGTCCGGAGCCTTCTGCAGGCGGCCATGCTGTATGAGAGGCTTATGGGAACAGCGCAACCGCCCGAGGAACTTCCGGCACAAGCCAGCTCAAGCCTGTGGATAGATGAGGCAAATAAGGTCGTTTGGGTCGAAGGACAACAGAAAGATTTGACTCCTCAGGACTTTTCTATCCTCAGTTATCTGTTTGAGAACGCCGGGAACCTCTGCACCCGCGCCACAATCATCCAAGAGGCATTAGGCGAAGAAGAGGGGGAGGGGCTGGCGATTTGGGAGCGCAGTCGACTCAACAGCGCCATGAGCCGGTTGCGCCGAAAGATCGAGGTTGATCCTGAGAACCCCAGATACCTCATCACGGTCCGAGGACATGGCTACCGACTTGAACTCGAGCTCTAA
- a CDS encoding GAF domain-containing protein, which yields MTDQSLCVLLVDDEASLRKPLARILREQCGYIVDEAESFQQALEKVETRSESFDVALIDDMIIPSGENEPEPLGIELMKAIRDRSQITEFILFTGWGLDSGLEAMRQGAYRYIRKPFDIDELAFMIEYAAEYRKLKEGAHERLILRNLMKSGVALLSGSTLEEILQSIANGVHALGFDRIRLYLWDEESQCLIGQAHVGMESSFVGFNIPLNEDQYMQRLLKNPQSTIFRLAEGEIAAREKDLGKENVIEWACVPLILHDQVIGKISADNKETKRRITSSELDPISIFAIQAAAAIENTRLRQQEHEASLKAEWRARKLEAIQEVSEALNENLNLTETLEVACRAAVELFDVDHSGLVLFDPNLAQGVVKAEFPKNINTVGTIIQVDGVSDEENLVRSKRPLVIYDVANQQALGPVRDTLRGFGIESILVVPMIFNDRIIGSFSLDAIGRKRRFSQDEIDLCMILAGQVASAVDNAQMYEVTREHADYWRQFMTNSPTAVIANDLQGRVIGLNRRAEAILGYRQKELLGQPVGELYFRPEEAHNIGNRLRASADGRIADYEALLRSKTDQPVSVRLAVTWLRDALGQTVGALGHFEDIQYLDAQLRIFAQSAIYQRISDSIQSAEGLSEVFLLILTSVTAGFGVGLNRAAIFLREPDEDKLVGKMGVGHLHKHQNQRVWDEFRVPELKGSEFFRRYLRFMALPRTPIGDRIADLGIDIDPDKSDVFSQVIQSGHWQRLESPEDIAQLPRIFREKFEPQAPLVVVALRSRARVIGLLVADNRFTRDPISNETVQSLISFANTAAIAIDNAKLLDDTKRQAIQLERVRQGALRVANQVEQAPLLEEIITRAVRLLDAQSGGVYEYDREQEELTITADFPGNRGVVGQVLKTNDGMAGRLVQSERPYLATADYSTSIYQASNFREGHPFGAVIEVPLRWRKEIVGVLYVDDKIGRNFGVSDANLLQMFADHAATALVNAKTLTASENARRELRGAFEAAVTLTAIGTPEQVLEDAVERAWKIAHAEWVSVVLIDNRGHARNLLVKGEGGVNDVDRIVRKGSKESISRQVIDSGIPEVIENVETHHRPVNQYMKDRGVRAALCLPFAVHDERIGVMWIHYNEPRRFQSFEVDALQLFANQAAVAYDNSQRIETLENLHESTGKLTAADSLGEVLGQITASAVQVLRAKSAAVWSFDEAKEIFLIEESTAAGISEDNWHAFRKAAPRVDGTATMVMDQGWIGVEDILDEKSYPFLGATTARRLRLNGVRSFQGVCLRTGDEKLGVLYINYGRPRGFTEEEKRITLAFADYAALALKKERLRRRVREAHATARLVAEMTVLQGLENTLESVVMGTKEVLRCDAVVLYAYDAENDRFDYPPRMTGVNDPDMVNDTHSWLKSSLVFKILNSNRPYIDVPNTSKDPMFMNSDFSRREEIKSLVAVPLRVGDEREGVMFINYRQLHRFTDDELTDIQLFANQAAVAIHDEQLFEKADRRAGVLEALNRAGRIVTGSLDSDETLKRLVEQAWHLAGDENRPVNFACIRLIENNAARLVSAFPAEKHERLRECLTKEVDLEEGVEGRIGIMGRAARTGISQLVGDVENDPDYLKCHPATHSDLAVPIKIDGHVIGVINVEHPEKDAFDYSDKMALEALAAQAAVALDNARQYRDIQEIKGYVGSQNAVDWMRMVASSWGHSINREVGEALAHVKLLKNLMGQNEEMLREAEQLERKIKEIENIPITEPLTSDGTVQSLDINSTLKQYFERRWKKYRYNEKHGIELVLDLQDETDQLVNVRASKAWMRELLTILTENAVQAMEGSSRPDKTVIVGSWLVDNHVQISIRDTGRGIPSPIAALAFKGRIPKEPGEKGSGSGLLQALAIVKAFGGDINVVHSDSEGTEICFRLPCEKPRGKE from the coding sequence GCAGTGTGGATACATCGTTGATGAGGCGGAAAGCTTTCAACAGGCATTGGAAAAGGTCGAAACCCGGTCAGAATCATTTGATGTAGCGCTGATCGATGACATGATAATTCCCTCTGGGGAGAATGAACCGGAACCTCTAGGCATCGAATTGATGAAGGCCATTCGCGATCGAAGCCAGATCACTGAGTTTATTCTGTTTACAGGTTGGGGCCTTGACTCAGGCTTGGAGGCAATGCGTCAGGGCGCATACCGGTATATCCGCAAGCCGTTTGATATCGACGAATTGGCATTCATGATCGAGTATGCCGCCGAGTATCGGAAACTGAAGGAAGGTGCGCATGAACGTTTAATCCTGCGGAATTTGATGAAGAGTGGCGTGGCTCTTTTAAGCGGTTCTACCCTAGAAGAGATACTACAGAGCATCGCAAACGGCGTACATGCTTTGGGATTCGATAGAATACGCCTGTATCTTTGGGATGAAGAAAGCCAATGCTTGATCGGGCAGGCCCACGTTGGTATGGAATCTAGTTTTGTGGGTTTTAACATTCCACTGAACGAAGATCAGTATATGCAAAGGCTTTTAAAGAATCCCCAATCCACTATTTTTCGGTTGGCTGAAGGGGAAATAGCCGCGCGCGAAAAAGATCTAGGTAAGGAGAATGTGATTGAGTGGGCATGTGTTCCCCTTATTTTGCACGACCAGGTAATTGGAAAAATATCGGCCGATAACAAAGAAACAAAACGAAGAATTACATCGTCGGAACTGGACCCAATATCCATTTTTGCCATTCAAGCCGCTGCCGCTATTGAGAATACTCGATTGCGTCAACAGGAACATGAAGCTTCCTTAAAAGCTGAGTGGCGCGCTCGGAAACTTGAAGCGATTCAGGAGGTAAGTGAAGCACTAAATGAGAACTTAAACTTAACCGAAACTCTGGAAGTAGCCTGCCGCGCCGCCGTGGAACTCTTTGACGTCGATCACAGCGGCTTAGTTCTGTTTGATCCGAATCTCGCCCAAGGAGTAGTCAAGGCTGAATTTCCGAAGAATATCAACACAGTAGGTACGATCATTCAAGTCGACGGCGTTTCTGACGAGGAAAACCTTGTGCGCTCAAAACGGCCTTTGGTAATCTACGATGTTGCCAATCAACAGGCTCTGGGACCAGTCCGGGACACCTTGCGAGGGTTTGGCATCGAGTCGATTCTAGTTGTCCCAATGATCTTTAACGATAGGATCATCGGCTCGTTTAGCCTGGATGCGATAGGACGAAAGCGAAGATTTAGCCAGGACGAGATAGATCTGTGCATGATTCTGGCCGGACAGGTAGCGTCTGCGGTGGACAATGCGCAAATGTACGAGGTCACCAGAGAGCATGCCGATTATTGGCGGCAATTCATGACTAATTCGCCGACAGCGGTGATTGCCAACGATCTCCAGGGTAGGGTGATCGGCCTAAACCGTCGCGCGGAGGCAATTCTGGGCTATCGCCAGAAGGAATTGCTGGGACAACCTGTGGGGGAACTCTATTTCCGGCCGGAGGAAGCTCACAATATCGGTAATCGACTACGCGCTTCTGCTGATGGCAGGATTGCCGACTACGAAGCCCTTCTGCGAAGCAAGACAGACCAGCCTGTTTCCGTGCGTTTGGCAGTAACCTGGCTCCGTGATGCGCTGGGGCAAACAGTAGGAGCTCTTGGTCATTTCGAAGACATCCAATATCTGGATGCCCAATTACGGATATTCGCACAGTCTGCCATTTACCAACGCATAAGCGATTCCATCCAATCGGCCGAAGGCCTCAGCGAGGTTTTTTTACTGATCCTGACAAGTGTCACCGCAGGATTTGGCGTAGGTCTCAATCGAGCAGCCATATTTTTGCGAGAACCAGATGAAGACAAACTCGTTGGCAAGATGGGTGTTGGACATCTGCATAAGCATCAGAATCAACGAGTCTGGGACGAGTTCCGAGTGCCAGAACTCAAAGGTAGTGAGTTCTTCCGCAGGTATTTGAGGTTCATGGCTTTGCCCCGGACACCAATTGGAGACCGGATCGCTGATCTTGGAATCGACATTGATCCGGATAAGTCCGACGTTTTCTCACAGGTGATTCAATCAGGTCACTGGCAGCGACTGGAATCACCGGAGGATATTGCACAATTACCACGAATCTTCCGTGAGAAATTCGAACCGCAAGCACCTTTGGTTGTGGTGGCACTCCGTTCTCGGGCAAGAGTCATCGGTCTCCTGGTTGCCGATAACAGGTTCACAAGGGATCCGATTAGCAATGAAACAGTCCAGTCGCTGATCTCGTTCGCCAATACGGCCGCCATTGCCATTGACAACGCTAAACTATTAGACGACACTAAACGTCAAGCGATTCAGTTGGAGCGGGTACGACAGGGTGCCTTGCGCGTGGCAAATCAAGTCGAACAGGCACCTCTTCTCGAAGAGATAATCACGCGGGCTGTGAGGCTTCTTGATGCGCAAAGTGGCGGCGTCTATGAATATGATCGAGAGCAAGAAGAACTGACTATCACTGCGGATTTTCCAGGAAATCGTGGGGTCGTCGGGCAGGTCTTGAAGACTAATGATGGCATGGCGGGAAGGCTCGTGCAAAGCGAAAGGCCCTACCTGGCGACCGCCGACTACTCTACCTCTATTTACCAGGCCAGCAATTTCCGGGAAGGACACCCTTTCGGCGCGGTGATAGAGGTACCGCTGCGATGGCGGAAGGAGATCGTTGGCGTACTCTACGTGGACGATAAGATAGGCCGAAATTTTGGAGTCAGCGACGCCAACCTACTGCAAATGTTCGCAGACCACGCCGCGACCGCTTTGGTTAACGCGAAGACATTGACCGCATCTGAGAATGCCCGTCGCGAACTGCGTGGTGCCTTTGAGGCAGCCGTTACCCTGACTGCCATCGGCACACCTGAGCAAGTACTTGAAGACGCCGTGGAACGTGCATGGAAAATAGCTCACGCCGAATGGGTGAGCGTGGTCCTGATTGACAACAGGGGCCACGCCCGAAATCTTCTTGTCAAAGGCGAAGGAGGTGTCAACGATGTCGACAGGATCGTCAGAAAGGGGTCGAAGGAATCGATCTCCCGACAGGTAATTGATTCCGGCATTCCAGAAGTTATCGAAAACGTCGAAACACACCATCGTCCTGTCAACCAATACATGAAAGACCGGGGTGTTCGCGCTGCGCTTTGCTTGCCATTTGCGGTGCATGATGAGAGAATCGGGGTGATGTGGATCCATTACAATGAACCCCGACGTTTTCAATCATTTGAGGTAGATGCTTTGCAGCTTTTCGCCAACCAGGCGGCTGTTGCTTATGATAATTCGCAGAGGATTGAAACCCTGGAGAATTTGCATGAGTCAACTGGCAAACTGACCGCCGCGGATAGCCTGGGCGAGGTGTTGGGCCAAATTACAGCGAGCGCGGTTCAAGTGCTTCGAGCCAAATCGGCTGCAGTCTGGTCTTTTGACGAAGCCAAAGAAATCTTCCTTATCGAAGAGTCGACAGCCGCGGGGATATCCGAAGATAACTGGCATGCATTCCGGAAAGCGGCTCCTCGCGTGGATGGGACAGCGACAATGGTCATGGATCAGGGTTGGATCGGCGTCGAGGACATCCTGGATGAGAAAAGTTATCCCTTCCTTGGGGCAACTACCGCTCGACGGCTTCGGCTAAATGGGGTCCGTAGCTTTCAAGGTGTTTGCCTTCGAACTGGTGACGAAAAGCTGGGTGTCTTGTACATTAACTACGGCCGGCCGCGCGGTTTCACGGAGGAAGAGAAGCGAATTACACTGGCATTCGCAGACTATGCGGCTCTTGCACTCAAGAAGGAGCGGCTGCGTCGACGCGTTAGAGAAGCACATGCCACAGCACGGTTGGTCGCCGAGATGACGGTTCTGCAGGGACTTGAGAACACTTTGGAATCAGTAGTGATGGGCACCAAGGAAGTCCTGAGATGCGATGCCGTAGTTCTCTATGCATATGATGCAGAGAATGATCGGTTTGATTATCCACCGAGAATGACCGGGGTGAATGACCCTGACATGGTGAACGATACTCATAGTTGGCTAAAGAGTTCTCTTGTGTTCAAAATACTGAACAGCAATAGGCCTTACATCGATGTGCCGAACACTTCCAAAGACCCCATGTTTATGAACAGTGACTTCTCTCGGAGAGAAGAGATAAAATCTCTTGTGGCCGTTCCACTACGCGTAGGTGATGAGCGAGAAGGTGTGATGTTTATCAACTATCGACAGCTCCATCGTTTCACCGACGATGAACTCACCGACATTCAGCTTTTCGCCAATCAAGCAGCCGTGGCGATCCACGATGAACAATTGTTCGAAAAGGCAGACAGGCGTGCCGGCGTTCTGGAAGCACTGAACAGAGCGGGCCGAATCGTAACCGGGTCCCTCGACTCTGATGAGACTCTGAAGCGCCTTGTAGAGCAGGCTTGGCATCTTGCTGGAGATGAGAATCGGCCAGTCAACTTCGCATGCATCCGACTGATCGAAAACAATGCGGCAAGACTAGTTTCAGCTTTTCCAGCCGAAAAACACGAGAGACTTCGTGAGTGCCTCACTAAAGAAGTAGATTTGGAGGAAGGCGTTGAAGGCCGTATTGGTATCATGGGGCGAGCTGCCCGAACCGGAATATCTCAGCTGGTGGGTGACGTTGAGAATGACCCCGACTATTTGAAGTGTCATCCCGCAACACATTCAGATCTGGCAGTACCGATCAAAATCGACGGGCATGTCATCGGAGTCATCAATGTTGAACATCCAGAAAAGGATGCATTTGATTATTCCGATAAGATGGCGCTGGAGGCCTTGGCTGCGCAGGCGGCAGTCGCGCTCGACAATGCCCGACAGTACAGAGACATTCAGGAAATCAAGGGCTACGTAGGCTCGCAAAATGCTGTAGATTGGATGAGGATGGTGGCGAGCAGCTGGGGACACAGCATTAATCGAGAAGTAGGAGAAGCGTTAGCTCACGTGAAGCTGTTGAAGAACCTGATGGGACAGAATGAAGAAATGCTGCGAGAGGCCGAACAACTCGAGAGGAAGATCAAGGAAATCGAAAACATTCCCATAACAGAACCTTTGACATCCGATGGAACTGTCCAATCTTTGGACATCAACAGCACCTTAAAACAGTACTTTGAAAGAAGATGGAAGAAATATCGCTACAACGAAAAACATGGTATCGAGTTGGTACTCGATCTACAAGATGAAACGGATCAATTGGTGAACGTTCGCGCAAGCAAAGCCTGGATGCGCGAGTTGCTCACGATACTGACAGAGAATGCTGTCCAAGCTATGGAAGGATCAAGCCGGCCGGATAAAACGGTGATTGTTGGATCCTGGCTGGTAGACAATCATGTTCAGATATCAATCAGGGATACCGGGCGAGGAATCCCTTCCCCCATTGCAGCCCTGGCTTTCAAGGGGCGGATTCCGAAAGAGCCTGGGGAAAAGGGATCTGGTTCTGGCCTGTTGCAGGCTCTTGCAATTGTCAAGGCCTTTGGTGGCGACATCAATGTTGTCCATTCTGACAGCGAAGGCACAGAAATTTGCTTCCGGTTACCCTGTGAGAAACCACGTGGGAAAGAATAG
- a CDS encoding tetratricopeptide repeat protein gives MLIPEHSSHYPDIFQDYIVRSAGYMLGTVQDAQNPISSGDRDQALHVLSFALGLTDAWPFARDLLLTMASEMEQAGYRDEWIPFLEKGIYRSQVLGDCRAEAELRFHLGILYQLLGKYDLACAQFVASASRWESTDDVRNLAKALNRHAYVARLQRRLGKAIGLVEKAQKLLQADDSERAYSLFVQGTIAFDQRKWQSASRSYQASLEIWKQHGDGRMTAWSLTNLGTTYRALERYDEAIASYEKAIELFELVGDPVHQAAARMNLGNVYMSAKQLARALEFYLMAEPVFRKTQDKLRLATVFGNKAMVYRQLRQWDDAERAYRSGLEYACEIGNVRLMVNAMDGLGQTLLSTGRYQAAMKIFADAIEQLDGDESIENLENLRHSVTTHMNQVRAALRVDGDPHEEDPHSEMT, from the coding sequence ATGTTAATTCCTGAGCACTCTTCCCATTATCCTGACATTTTCCAGGATTACATTGTCAGAAGTGCCGGGTACATGCTTGGTACGGTTCAGGATGCCCAGAATCCGATTTCATCCGGCGATCGGGATCAGGCGCTTCACGTTCTGAGCTTCGCTTTGGGTCTCACGGACGCGTGGCCGTTCGCCCGCGATCTGCTGCTAACCATGGCATCCGAAATGGAACAGGCTGGCTATCGTGATGAATGGATTCCCTTTTTGGAGAAGGGAATCTACCGGAGCCAGGTCCTTGGCGATTGCCGAGCCGAAGCCGAACTTCGCTTTCACCTGGGAATCCTCTATCAGTTGCTTGGCAAATACGACCTGGCTTGCGCTCAGTTTGTTGCAAGCGCAAGCCGGTGGGAATCCACGGATGATGTTCGAAACCTGGCCAAAGCTCTGAATCGTCATGCCTACGTTGCCCGCCTTCAGCGTCGCCTTGGCAAGGCAATCGGGTTGGTTGAAAAAGCGCAAAAGCTGCTGCAGGCAGATGATTCTGAACGAGCATATTCTTTATTTGTTCAGGGCACAATCGCCTTCGACCAGCGGAAGTGGCAAAGTGCATCACGCTCTTATCAGGCATCCTTGGAAATATGGAAACAGCACGGCGACGGCCGCATGACTGCCTGGAGCCTGACAAACCTCGGTACAACCTATCGAGCACTGGAGCGCTACGACGAAGCCATCGCCTCTTATGAAAAAGCCATTGAACTGTTTGAATTGGTGGGAGATCCTGTCCACCAGGCGGCTGCAAGAATGAACTTGGGCAACGTATACATGTCAGCCAAACAGTTGGCCAGGGCGCTGGAATTCTACCTGATGGCGGAACCGGTATTTCGCAAGACGCAAGATAAACTGCGATTGGCAACAGTCTTCGGCAACAAGGCAATGGTGTATCGACAGTTACGGCAGTGGGATGACGCAGAGCGAGCCTACCGGTCAGGCCTTGAGTACGCTTGCGAGATCGGCAACGTTCGACTGATGGTCAACGCTATGGACGGCCTGGGACAAACGCTCCTCTCCACGGGTCGATATCAAGCGGCAATGAAAATCTTCGCAGATGCCATCGAGCAATTGGATGGCGACGAGAGCATTGAAAACCTGGAAAATCTTCGACATTCCGTGACAACCCACATGAACCAGGTTAGGGCTGCATTGAGGGTTGATGGGGACCCTCATGAGGAGGATCCCCATTCCGAAATGACCTAA